The DNA segment TCTCGTTCTCAGGGTGGGCGTTCGTGCGGATTCTTCCGGAGTCGATCGCGGCGCCCGACGACACGTTCTGCCTGGTGTACGAGCACCCCTTCTCGTTCGAGTCCGATTCATGGATCAAGCAGGGTCGTCGCGCGCCGGGTCCGGTGTGCATCATGAACAGCGGGTACTCGGCGGGGTGGTGCGAAGAGTCGTTCGGGATGCCGCTGGTCGCGGTCGAGGTGGAATGCCAGGCGTGCGGTGACCCGTGTTGCCGGTTTGTCATGGCGCCGCCCGATCGGATCGAGGCGCACCTCGCCGCTCACCGGGACAAGAACCTGGGCCTGGGCCCCACGGCGACACGGGCTGCGCCGCGCGTGCCGAGGTTCTTTGAACGCAAGCACATGGAGCAGTCGCTGCGCGAGGCCAACCGCATGCTGGAGTGGCGGGTGCGGGAGCGAACCGAGGAGTTGGAGCGAGCCAACAAGGACCTCGCCGCGAAGGTCGCCGAACTGGAGAAGGCGAAGCGGCGGCAGTCGCGCCTGATGCAGGAGCTGGACCACAGGGTCAAGAACACCCTTGCCGGAGTGATCGCGGTCGCGGAGAGCACTCTGGCCGGCGCAGCCTCGATCGAAGACTTTCGCGCGGCGTACCTGGGCCGGATCCATGCCCTCGCACGGGTCCACGAGTCGCTGACACAGTCTCACTGGATGGGGGCCGATGTGGCGGAACTGGCGGAACTGACACTCCGGCCGCATGCGAGACCCGATGGTACCGGAGTGCAGACCCGTGGCCCATCGGTCTTGCTTCGCGCCGAGGCGGCGGGGCCGCTGACGATGATGCTGCACGAACTGGCCACCAACGCGCTCAAGTACGGCGCGCTGTCGGTTCCTGACGGTGAGGTCGTACTTGAGTGGTCGTCACGCGAGACCGCGGGCGAGCCGGACGGCATCGCGCTGGAGTGGCGCGAATCAGGGGGGCCACCGGTGGCCCCCCCGGCGCGCGAGGGATTCGGGTTGTCACTGATCCGCGGAATGGCCGAGTACGAGTTGCGCGGCACGATCAGCGTCGGCTTTGCCGCGGACGGACTGACGTGCCGCGTCGTCCTTCCGGCCTCGGCGCGTGCGACGGAATCAGACGACAGCGATGAGTGATCGCCACACTGGGTTCCAGCAAGACCGCCAGACCGCTAAAGAATGTCGCTGGGCAAGCGGTGGAGACTCCCCCGTTGAGCCGCCGCGTGACGATGCGATGATGCCTGGGCACACCACCTCGCTGCCGGAACCACCCCCACCCCTCATCCGTAGCGCTCCGCGAACAGCCCGCTGCGCCCCATCCCCGATCGGTGGTGACAATACCCCGTGAGCCGTCCCCGCCAAACCCGTTCCCGCCGCCGCTACCACCTCCGCGGCCCCGGCCTCGCGTACATCGGCCTCTCCCTCCTGATCGCGCTGGGCGCCTTCAACAGCCAGAACAACCTGCTCTTCTGGGCGTTCTCATTCACCCTCGCCCTGCTCATCGTCTCCGGTTTGCTCAGCGGCGGCATGCTTATGGGGATTGCAATCACCCGTGAGGCCCCCAGCCGCGCAGTCGCCGGGCACCCCATCTCCATCGCCTACGCGCTCTCCAACCGCAACCGCCTACTCCCGGCGTTCGCCATCGAGATCGTCGATACCGCTCTGCCACCCGCCCCGGCCGACACCCGCTCGATCATCGCCTTCGCCCCATCAATCGGAGCCCGCGCCGACGCGACGGCCCGCGCCTTGCTTCGCCCGATGATCCGCGGCCGATGGCGCCTCGTCTCGGTGCGGCTCGAGAGCGGATTCCCTTTCGGCATCTTCCGCAAATCGATCGAGTTTCCCCTCACCAGCGAGATCCTGGTCCGTCCGGCGCCCATTGCCCCGGATCCCGCCATCCTCGCCCACCTTGACGATCTTCGGCGCCTGGGCGAGCGCACCCGCGACCGTCCCGGCTCCGACGGCGAGTTCTTCGCCCTCCGCGAGTACGTCAGCGGCGACTCCCCCCGCCTCCTCGCCTGGCGGGCCTCTGCCCGCCGCGGCGAGTTGCTCGTTCGTCAGCCGGGAACCGTGGCACGCGCCGGCGTCCTCGTCGACCTCGACCTCCCTTCCGCCGGCCTCCCTGCCGACGCCGAGCACGCGATCTCCCGCGCTGCCGGGCTCATCATCGAGAGCGCCCGCCGCGGGATGGAGGTCGGCCTGGTCGTCCGTTCGTACGGGATAGCACGTCCGTGCCGCCTGACCGAGGCTCACGCCGCCCGCCTCCTGGACGACCTGGCACAGATCGACCTGGCGAACCCGGCCCTCCCCTATCCCACGCCCTTCCGCATCCGGCCGCAACCGTCGCTCCCCTCTGGCGTCCACCGGCTCGTGATCTCCGCCGCCGCGCCAGCCCCGGCGACGCCCGCATGAACCACTCTCACCGCCTCAACTCGATGCTCTTTGCGACCGCAGCCGCGGCGGCGATCGCGTACTGCGTCGCCGAGCCCGCGCCGCGGCTGGGACTGTTCTCCGTCGCTTGCATCATCGGTGCGTACGTC comes from the Phycisphaeraceae bacterium genome and includes:
- a CDS encoding DUF58 domain-containing protein codes for the protein MSRPRQTRSRRRYHLRGPGLAYIGLSLLIALGAFNSQNNLLFWAFSFTLALLIVSGLLSGGMLMGIAITREAPSRAVAGHPISIAYALSNRNRLLPAFAIEIVDTALPPAPADTRSIIAFAPSIGARADATARALLRPMIRGRWRLVSVRLESGFPFGIFRKSIEFPLTSEILVRPAPIAPDPAILAHLDDLRRLGERTRDRPGSDGEFFALREYVSGDSPRLLAWRASARRGELLVRQPGTVARAGVLVDLDLPSAGLPADAEHAISRAAGLIIESARRGMEVGLVVRSYGIARPCRLTEAHAARLLDDLAQIDLANPALPYPTPFRIRPQPSLPSGVHRLVISAAAPAPATPA